A single Orcinus orca chromosome 2, mOrcOrc1.1, whole genome shotgun sequence DNA region contains:
- the LOC125963463 gene encoding atherin-like, producing MQEWGSGGRRPASPESGRDWARSDASSPSQPLPGVPSSGLRGRRPGELAARRAEPGAGVRAVGPGRRAGRPRGLWDRWPHFLPAPTGSQRQWAPRKAARPPLGARSSGAAALRPRTRARGRAAWAARRARAAGRLRRLLGSAEVAPRGGGGAAAEEEEPGPPQPLTAARVNKPRRRRGPAAAPARAGAGAEAEAEPCPGRRPGRGRAAAPPRLRAVTLLPGAGTASSPGPAAGLSARPRGARAAAALAWKSFPARAP from the exons ATGCAG GagtggggaagtggggggagaagGCCAGCTTCCCCAGAATCCGGCCGAGACTGGGCTCGGAGTGACGCCTCGAGCCCTTCCCAACCCCTGCCAGGAGTTCCGAGTTCGGGTCTCCGCGGCCGCCGGCCCGGGGAGCTCGCGGCGCGAAGAGCCGAGCCCGGGGCGGGGGTGCGGGCAGTGGGGCCTGGGCGACGCGCCGGGCGGCCGCGAGGGCTTTGGGATCGCTGGCCCCACTTCCTACCTGCCCCGACCGGGAGCCAGAGGCAGTGGGCGCCCCGGAAGGCCGCAAGGCCGCCGCTCGGAGCCCGGAGCTCGGGGGCTGCGGCGCTCCGGCCCCGAACGCGGGCCCGGGGCCGGGCGGCATGGGCGGCGCGGCGGGCCAGGGCGGCGGGACGGCTGCGGCGGCTGCTGGGGAGCGCGGAGGTGGCGCCGCGAGGGGGAGGGGGCGcggcggcggaggaggaggagcccGGGCCGCCGCAGCCGCTGACAGCGGCCCGAGTAAACAAgccgcgccgccgccgcggccCGGCCGCTGCCCCCGCCCGCGCCGGAGCCGGAGCCGAGGCCGAGGCCGAGCCCTGCCCTGGTCGCCGGCCCGGCCGAGGCCGCGCCGCCGCTCCTCCCCGCCTCCGCGCGGTGACGCTGCTGCCGGGCGCGGGGACCGCGTCGAGCCCAGGCCCCGCCGCCGGTCTCTCCGCTCGGCCGAGGGGCGCCCGAGCCGCCGCGGCGCTCGCCTGGAAAAGTTTCCCCGCCCGGGCTCCCTAG